One part of the Streptomyces sp. NBC_00286 genome encodes these proteins:
- a CDS encoding S8 family peptidase: MAALPATAEAVTANDHLVEVTRATGKAIPGQYIVTLKPGTNAGSLARIAGVRTRHTFDAVIDGFAAELNAGQLNALRRNPAVLRIEEDQQVRADRTIRAAATQSNATWGLDRIDQRNLPLSTTYGYNTTAPNVTAYIIDTGIDPSHPDFGNRATIAYDATLEGHGLDCNGHGTHVAGTIGGTTYGVAKGAKLRGVRVLNCSGIGTNADVIEGMDWVRTHAVKPAVANMSLGGGFSATVNSVATSLNNSGVFLAVAAGNEEEDACKTSPASASGVMTVAASDKTDTAASFTNYGSCVETYAPGVSITSAWLLGTTNTLSGTSMASPHVAGVGALYKGAKGDAASSTVNKWINSNAISGVIKNNRAGTPNRLLYKNTL; this comes from the coding sequence GTGGCCGCACTTCCCGCAACAGCGGAAGCCGTCACGGCGAACGACCACCTGGTCGAGGTGACCCGAGCCACCGGCAAGGCCATACCCGGCCAGTACATCGTCACCCTCAAACCCGGTACGAACGCCGGCAGCCTGGCCCGCATCGCGGGCGTGCGTACGAGGCACACCTTCGACGCCGTCATCGACGGCTTCGCGGCCGAGCTCAACGCCGGTCAGCTCAACGCCCTGCGCCGCAACCCCGCCGTCCTGCGTATCGAGGAGGACCAGCAGGTCCGCGCCGACCGCACCATCCGCGCCGCCGCCACCCAGAGCAACGCCACCTGGGGCCTGGACCGTATCGACCAGCGCAACCTGCCGCTGTCCACGACGTACGGCTACAACACCACCGCCCCCAACGTGACGGCGTACATCATCGACACCGGCATCGACCCCAGCCACCCCGACTTCGGCAACCGCGCCACGATCGCCTACGACGCCACTCTCGAAGGCCACGGGCTGGACTGCAACGGCCACGGCACACATGTCGCCGGAACCATCGGCGGCACCACCTACGGCGTGGCCAAGGGGGCCAAGCTCCGTGGCGTGCGCGTCCTCAACTGCTCCGGCATAGGGACGAACGCCGATGTGATCGAGGGCATGGACTGGGTCCGTACCCACGCCGTGAAGCCCGCCGTCGCCAACATGTCGCTCGGCGGCGGCTTCTCAGCCACCGTCAACAGCGTGGCCACGAGCCTCAACAACTCCGGTGTCTTCCTCGCCGTCGCGGCCGGCAACGAAGAAGAGGATGCCTGCAAGACCTCGCCGGCCAGCGCCTCCGGTGTGATGACCGTCGCGGCGTCGGACAAGACAGACACCGCCGCCTCCTTCACGAACTACGGTTCCTGCGTGGAGACTTACGCGCCCGGCGTCTCCATCACCTCCGCCTGGCTCCTGGGCACCACCAACACCCTCAGCGGCACCTCGATGGCCAGCCCGCACGTCGCGGGTGTGGGTGCGCTCTACAAGGGCGCCAAGGGTGACGCGGCGTCCTCTACCGTCAACAAGTGGATCAACAGCAACGCCATCAGCGGTGTGATCAAGAACAACCGCGCCGGCACCCCCAACCGACTGCTGTACAAGAACACCCTCTGA
- a CDS encoding phage holin family protein, translating into MTAEGSPRTDSGSREAVGDLVQRASQLVRDEMRLAQAEMTEKGKRFGKGGGLFGGAGLVGIFALQALLATAIAALSLVLDVWAAALIVAGVLAVITALMATLGRQQVGKASPPRPEQAMDSVKADVAEIKEKAQR; encoded by the coding sequence ATGACAGCAGAGGGCTCCCCTCGCACCGACAGCGGATCGCGGGAAGCGGTCGGCGACCTGGTACAGCGTGCTTCGCAGCTGGTCCGCGATGAGATGCGCCTGGCGCAGGCGGAGATGACCGAGAAGGGCAAGCGGTTCGGCAAGGGCGGCGGCCTGTTCGGCGGCGCCGGCCTGGTGGGTATCTTCGCCCTGCAGGCACTGCTGGCCACCGCGATCGCCGCGCTGTCGCTCGTACTTGACGTGTGGGCGGCGGCGCTGATCGTCGCCGGCGTCCTGGCCGTCATCACCGCGCTGATGGCCACTCTCGGCAGGCAGCAGGTCGGCAAGGCATCCCCGCCCAGACCCGAGCAGGCCATGGACAGCGTCAAGGCCGACGTGGCCGAGATCAAGGAGAAGGCACAGCGATGA
- a CDS encoding phosphatase PAP2 family protein yields MGTMADLRAGDRRLARWSIGWRPPWVRRIVPAVEEAAEHTKLWWAAAGLMAAVGGWRGRTAAAAGVAAMATAQVLSNAVVKQLSRRRRPPREWVPPEDLRDRPESFSFPSGHTAAAFAFSGAVAPVWPAAGAACGMSAVMVAAERVHSGAHYPSDVAAGGVIGLAAAALVRAAPPPPWRRVL; encoded by the coding sequence ATGGGAACGATGGCGGATCTGCGTGCCGGCGATCGCCGGCTCGCCAGGTGGTCGATCGGGTGGCGGCCGCCGTGGGTGCGGCGGATCGTGCCCGCGGTGGAGGAGGCGGCCGAGCACACCAAGCTGTGGTGGGCGGCGGCAGGGCTGATGGCCGCCGTCGGCGGGTGGCGCGGCCGTACGGCAGCCGCCGCCGGGGTGGCGGCCATGGCCACGGCCCAGGTGCTGTCCAACGCGGTCGTCAAGCAGTTGTCCCGGCGGCGTCGCCCGCCGCGGGAATGGGTCCCGCCGGAGGATCTCCGGGACCGTCCGGAGAGCTTCTCCTTTCCCTCCGGGCACACGGCTGCCGCCTTCGCTTTCTCCGGAGCCGTCGCGCCGGTGTGGCCGGCCGCCGGTGCCGCTTGTGGGATGTCGGCGGTGATGGTGGCCGCGGAGCGCGTGCACAGCGGTGCGCACTACCCCTCCGACGTGGCTGCCGGCGGCGTGATCGGGCTGGCCGCAGCAGCCCTGGTACGCGCCGCACCACCTCCACCGTGGCGACGCGTGCTCTGA
- a CDS encoding YihY/virulence factor BrkB family protein, producing the protein MVRTLRRHGRHDGHGRHGAHGTADQQAGTVRAPEAGPDAGPDEQVERQAPDTPTDLPKRSWWAVLKGTLKEFKKDELTDRAAALTYYGILALFPALLALISVIGVAGESATRQVLDNIESLAPGAAQDVLRNAVQQLQGNAGIGSVMAIVGLVLAVWSASGYVAAFIRSANAVYDVPEGRPVWKVLPVRVGVTVALMIMAVVSAVIVVFTGALARQVGTTLGVGDTALTVWSYAKWPVLVVLVTVMIAILYWATPNARVRGFRWITPGSFLALVIWMIASAGFALYVANFGSYNKTYGTLAGVIIFLVWLWITNLAILLGLEFDAELARQRAVAGGHPAEKEPYVQPRDTRKWDEEDRRRLES; encoded by the coding sequence ATGGTACGGACACTGAGACGGCATGGAAGGCACGACGGACACGGCCGGCATGGCGCGCACGGTACGGCCGACCAGCAGGCCGGGACCGTACGGGCGCCGGAAGCCGGGCCGGACGCCGGGCCGGATGAGCAGGTGGAGCGGCAGGCGCCGGACACGCCGACGGATCTGCCCAAGCGCTCCTGGTGGGCGGTGCTGAAAGGGACCCTCAAGGAGTTCAAGAAGGACGAGCTGACCGACCGGGCCGCGGCGCTGACGTACTACGGGATCCTGGCGCTGTTCCCGGCGCTGCTGGCGTTGATCTCGGTGATCGGAGTCGCCGGGGAGTCGGCGACGCGGCAGGTGCTGGACAACATCGAGAGTCTCGCGCCGGGGGCCGCGCAGGACGTCCTGCGCAACGCGGTGCAGCAGTTGCAGGGCAACGCCGGGATCGGCTCCGTCATGGCGATCGTGGGTCTGGTGCTCGCGGTGTGGTCGGCCTCCGGCTATGTCGCCGCGTTCATCAGGAGCGCGAACGCGGTGTACGACGTTCCCGAGGGCCGTCCCGTGTGGAAGGTCCTGCCGGTGCGGGTCGGGGTGACCGTAGCGCTGATGATCATGGCTGTGGTCAGTGCGGTGATCGTCGTGTTCACCGGCGCGCTGGCCCGGCAGGTCGGCACCACGCTGGGCGTTGGTGACACGGCACTGACGGTGTGGTCGTACGCCAAGTGGCCGGTGCTGGTGGTCCTGGTGACGGTCATGATCGCGATCCTGTACTGGGCGACGCCGAACGCGAGGGTCCGCGGCTTCCGCTGGATCACGCCCGGCAGTTTCCTGGCGCTGGTGATCTGGATGATCGCTTCGGCGGGGTTCGCGTTGTACGTGGCCAACTTCGGCTCGTACAACAAGACTTACGGCACGCTCGCCGGCGTGATCATTTTCCTGGTGTGGCTGTGGATCACCAACCTGGCGATTCTGCTCGGCTTGGAGTTCGACGCGGAGCTGGCCCGCCAGCGCGCCGTCGCGGGCGGCCACCCGGCCGAGAAGGAGCCGTACGTGCAGCCGCGCGACACCCGGAAGTGGGACGAGGAGGACCGACGCCGTCTCGAATCCTGA
- a CDS encoding PRC and DUF2382 domain-containing protein, translating to MITQEQIPTVLDHPVYDTDGNKIGDAKHVFLDDATRRPEWVSVKTGLFGTSESFVPLSDASLVEDHLEVPYRKDKVKDAPNVDVDAGGHLSEEEEHRLYEYYGIDWDAAWQQAARTGTGREAGTTDDAMTRSEEQMHVGTERQEVGRARLRKYVVTEEVQKTVPVRHEEVRIEREPVTEANVDDATAGPDISEAEHEVTLHAERPVVETEAEPVERVRLTTEERTEEETVTGKVRKEKIEADVSDEDDKRQQ from the coding sequence ATGATCACCCAGGAGCAGATCCCGACTGTATTGGACCACCCGGTCTACGACACCGACGGCAACAAGATCGGCGACGCCAAGCACGTGTTCCTCGATGACGCCACCCGGCGGCCGGAATGGGTCAGCGTCAAGACGGGCCTGTTCGGCACCAGCGAATCGTTCGTGCCGCTCAGCGACGCCAGCCTGGTCGAGGACCACCTGGAAGTGCCGTACCGCAAGGACAAGGTCAAGGACGCCCCCAACGTCGACGTTGATGCCGGCGGGCACCTGTCCGAGGAGGAAGAACACCGCCTGTACGAGTACTACGGCATCGACTGGGACGCCGCCTGGCAGCAGGCCGCCCGCACCGGCACCGGCCGCGAGGCAGGTACCACGGATGACGCGATGACACGCTCCGAGGAGCAGATGCACGTCGGCACCGAGCGCCAGGAGGTCGGGCGGGCCCGCCTGCGCAAGTACGTCGTCACCGAGGAAGTCCAAAAGACCGTCCCCGTACGCCACGAGGAAGTCCGCATCGAACGCGAACCGGTCACCGAAGCCAACGTCGACGACGCCACGGCTGGCCCGGACATCAGCGAAGCCGAGCACGAGGTGACCCTGCACGCGGAACGCCCTGTAGTGGAGACCGAGGCGGAGCCGGTCGAGCGGGTACGCCTCACCACCGAGGAGCGCACCGAGGAGGAGACCGTCACTGGCAAGGTCCGCAAGGAGAAGATCGAAGCCGACGTTTCCGACGAGGACGACAAGCGCCAGCAGTAA
- a CDS encoding DUF6093 family protein: MALDLSGVRRIVERLLDDEVRLWRDTDGASGDELDEKTGELRTGGHAAGPLWKGPAAIVLPGQLSFAPPLDGVVASSPVSTAYQALLPLSAPSVRVDDVLSVSRSGRDAQLVGRRFRVAGVAVGAYSGGARSAFGAHPDAGAFRDPIQLATALTGMGTAVRARTRAITRHHAMLLRVRIQKNASGRPGPNVVTGRYRASWDLKMAVAGSQVSAVVFTDAPQQRRLEYGFVGVDRLGRHYQQPPYPHVEPAFRQTQPGFLEAHVRRRADLCRWCRGRRAAG; this comes from the coding sequence TTGGCGCTTGATCTGTCGGGTGTGCGCCGGATCGTCGAGAGACTGCTCGACGATGAGGTCCGGTTGTGGCGGGACACGGACGGTGCATCGGGCGATGAACTCGATGAGAAAACGGGCGAGTTGAGGACGGGTGGCCATGCGGCGGGTCCCCTGTGGAAGGGCCCTGCGGCCATCGTGCTTCCGGGGCAACTCTCGTTCGCACCGCCTCTGGATGGGGTGGTCGCCTCGTCTCCTGTCTCGACCGCGTACCAGGCATTGCTGCCCTTGTCTGCCCCGTCTGTGAGGGTCGATGACGTGCTGAGCGTTTCCCGTTCCGGGCGGGACGCACAGCTGGTCGGCCGCCGGTTCCGGGTGGCGGGGGTAGCGGTCGGTGCGTACTCGGGTGGTGCGCGTAGTGCGTTTGGAGCCCACCCTGACGCGGGCGCTTTCCGGGACCCGATCCAGCTGGCGACGGCGCTGACCGGAATGGGGACAGCCGTCCGGGCGCGTACGCGGGCGATCACCCGACATCACGCAATGCTGCTGCGGGTCCGCATCCAGAAGAACGCCTCCGGGCGACCCGGCCCGAACGTGGTCACCGGCCGGTACCGGGCCTCATGGGACCTGAAGATGGCGGTCGCCGGGAGCCAGGTGAGCGCCGTGGTGTTCACCGATGCGCCTCAGCAGCGGCGGCTGGAGTACGGCTTCGTCGGGGTCGACCGTTTGGGGAGGCACTACCAGCAGCCGCCATACCCGCACGTCGAGCCCGCCTTCCGGCAGACACAGCCCGGTTTCCTCGAGGCCCACGTTCGGCGCCGGGCAGATCTATGCCGCTGGTGTCGTGGACGACGCGCAGCGGGGTGA
- a CDS encoding helix-turn-helix transcriptional regulator, with product MFVDHSKEAPRPGVSAVAALDEPTRRRLYDHVVRQPGPVSRDEAAEALGLARQTAAFHLDRLADESLLDVVYERRSGRTGPGAGRPAKLYKRSSKQVTVSLPERHYELAGRLLAQALEESEATGEPVRAVLHRKAHELGTRLTGPGQADVFAVLEESGFEPRCDGDAIVLGNCPFHTLAREHTQTVCGMNLHLLRGVLDGLAENGLQACLAPSPGHCCVRLEPASSPPTSVRPS from the coding sequence GTGTTCGTGGACCACTCGAAGGAAGCACCCCGCCCCGGCGTCTCCGCCGTCGCCGCGCTCGACGAGCCGACCCGCAGGAGGCTCTACGACCACGTCGTGCGCCAGCCGGGACCGGTCAGCCGCGACGAGGCCGCCGAGGCCCTCGGCCTTGCCCGGCAGACCGCGGCCTTCCACCTGGACCGGCTGGCTGACGAATCACTGCTCGACGTCGTCTACGAACGGCGCAGCGGACGCACCGGCCCAGGAGCGGGCCGGCCCGCCAAGCTCTACAAGCGCTCCAGTAAGCAGGTCACCGTCAGCCTGCCCGAGCGGCACTACGAACTGGCCGGACGGCTCCTCGCCCAGGCGCTGGAGGAATCCGAAGCCACCGGTGAGCCGGTCCGCGCGGTCCTGCACCGAAAGGCCCACGAACTGGGCACACGGCTCACCGGACCGGGCCAGGCAGACGTGTTCGCCGTGCTGGAGGAGAGCGGCTTCGAACCCCGCTGCGACGGTGACGCCATCGTCCTGGGCAACTGCCCCTTCCACACGCTCGCCCGCGAACACACCCAGACGGTATGCGGCATGAACCTCCACCTACTGCGGGGCGTGCTGGACGGACTTGCTGAAAACGGCCTCCAAGCGTGCCTGGCACCCAGCCCCGGTCACTGCTGCGTCCGCCTGGAGCCGGCTTCCTCACCGCCCACGAGCGTGCGCCCATCCTGA
- the tal gene encoding transaldolase: protein MSEKLDRLAAEGVAVWLDDLSRERLAGGQLTGLVGEQRVVGITSNPTIFAKAIRSGARYDEHVEGLARRGVRVEEAVRLLTAFDVRWACDALRPVYEASDGIDGRVSLELDPRVAHDTAATVAEARALWWLVDRPNMFVKIPATQKVLEAISAALAEGISINVTLIFSLGRYDQVLRAFLEGMGRAHAAGHDLTSIASVASFFVSRVDTEVDSRLDKIGTPQARDLRGRAAIANARLAYQHFEQACASDRWRALAAAGMRPQRPLWASTGPAYDDTRYVDELVAPQVVNTMPCPARARCAGSLRAGHGRVLRPSRRRTRSSAARPLWPGRPRRRGPARRRGPPLPVQVGIGSDDVRKVKPGTALGVPTRHRAGDATQCESSTSRARTQPPRDAVTDGTACTS, encoded by the coding sequence ATGAGTGAGAAATTGGACCGGCTGGCCGCTGAAGGCGTAGCGGTCTGGCTGGACGACCTGAGCCGGGAACGGCTTGCGGGTGGCCAGCTGACCGGCCTGGTGGGGGAGCAGCGGGTGGTCGGCATCACCAGCAACCCGACGATCTTCGCCAAGGCGATCCGCTCCGGTGCCCGCTACGACGAGCATGTAGAAGGCCTCGCCCGGCGCGGGGTTCGGGTCGAAGAGGCCGTCAGACTGCTGACCGCGTTCGACGTGCGCTGGGCCTGCGACGCACTGCGCCCGGTGTACGAGGCCAGTGACGGTATCGACGGGCGAGTGTCGCTCGAGTTGGATCCGCGCGTCGCCCACGACACTGCGGCGACGGTTGCCGAGGCACGGGCCCTGTGGTGGCTGGTGGACCGCCCGAACATGTTCGTGAAGATCCCCGCCACGCAGAAGGTCCTGGAGGCGATCAGCGCGGCGCTTGCCGAGGGCATCAGTATCAACGTGACCCTGATCTTCTCGCTGGGCCGCTATGACCAGGTGCTCCGCGCCTTCCTGGAGGGCATGGGCAGGGCGCATGCGGCGGGCCACGACCTGACGTCCATCGCGTCGGTGGCCTCCTTCTTCGTCAGCCGGGTGGACACCGAGGTCGACAGCCGGCTGGACAAGATCGGCACGCCGCAGGCGCGGGACCTGCGCGGCCGGGCCGCGATCGCGAACGCGCGCCTGGCCTACCAGCACTTTGAGCAGGCGTGCGCATCGGACCGGTGGCGGGCCCTGGCGGCGGCCGGGATGCGCCCGCAACGCCCGCTGTGGGCATCCACGGGGCCCGCCTACGACGACACCCGCTACGTCGACGAACTGGTGGCTCCCCAGGTGGTCAACACCATGCCGTGTCCAGCCAGAGCCCGATGCGCGGGGTCTCTGCGTGCAGGGCATGGTCGTGTGCTTAGACCGTCCAGACGCCGTACCCGTTCTTCGGCCGCTCGGCCTCTTTGGCCTGGACGGCCGCGGCGGCGGGGGCCGGCACGACGACGTGGCCCGCCGCTGCCGGTCCAGGTCGGCATCGGCAGCGATGACGTACGCAAGGTCAAGCCCGGCACAGCACTTGGGGTGCCCACACGGCACCGGGCAGGCGATGCGACGCAATGTGAGTCGTCAACAAGCCGGGCGCGGACCCAACCGCCCCGTGATGCCGTAACCGACGGCACGGCCTGCACGTCATAG
- a CDS encoding isoaspartyl peptidase/L-asparaginase family protein → MATAAVVATAIAVPQAEGSTSTADSSLPAAQHAEQKAGGKPAPDARDVVLAVHGGAGTALDPATTSPELEKAYRDGLSEALRAGQKVLNRGGNSTDAVQAAVERLEDNPLFNAGKGAVFNADAEHELDASIMRGSDLKAGAVAGVRNVRNPIQAARLVMDKSNHVMLAGEGADDFAAQHGLKTVTQDYYFTQARWDALMKAKAAEAGDTNAAKSKALPADEQSKGTVGAVAIDRKKDLAAATSTGGLTNKLPGRVGDSPIIGAGTYAKNGVVAASATGAGEVFIRGAATSTISNLIEFGKMNVPQAAHQVIVKRLPQLGGTGGVIALGPDGTFDAPHSSPGMLHGYLTKDGTLVTRIFPDESPANS, encoded by the coding sequence GTGGCAACGGCCGCAGTGGTGGCCACGGCGATCGCCGTGCCTCAGGCCGAAGGGTCGACCTCCACTGCCGACAGCAGCCTGCCCGCTGCCCAGCACGCGGAGCAGAAGGCCGGCGGAAAGCCCGCCCCGGATGCCAGGGACGTCGTGCTCGCGGTACACGGCGGCGCCGGGACGGCGCTGGACCCCGCCACGACCTCGCCGGAGCTCGAGAAGGCATACCGCGACGGGCTCAGCGAGGCCCTGCGGGCGGGGCAGAAGGTACTCAACCGGGGCGGCAACAGCACCGATGCGGTGCAGGCGGCAGTGGAGCGGCTGGAGGACAATCCGCTGTTCAACGCGGGCAAGGGCGCGGTGTTCAACGCCGACGCCGAACACGAGCTCGACGCCTCCATCATGCGCGGCTCCGACCTGAAGGCAGGCGCGGTCGCCGGGGTGCGCAACGTACGCAACCCCATCCAGGCGGCCCGCCTCGTGATGGACAAGTCGAACCACGTCATGCTGGCCGGGGAAGGAGCGGACGACTTCGCCGCGCAGCACGGGCTGAAGACGGTGACCCAGGACTACTACTTCACCCAGGCCCGGTGGGACGCCCTGATGAAGGCGAAGGCCGCCGAGGCGGGCGACACGAACGCCGCCAAGTCCAAGGCACTGCCGGCCGACGAGCAGTCCAAGGGCACGGTCGGCGCGGTGGCGATCGACCGTAAGAAGGACCTGGCGGCTGCGACGTCGACCGGCGGCCTGACCAACAAGCTGCCCGGCCGAGTGGGCGACTCACCGATCATCGGGGCCGGTACGTACGCGAAGAACGGGGTCGTGGCGGCCAGCGCGACCGGCGCGGGCGAGGTGTTCATCCGGGGCGCGGCGACGTCGACGATCTCCAACCTGATCGAGTTCGGGAAGATGAACGTGCCCCAGGCGGCGCACCAGGTCATCGTCAAGCGGCTGCCGCAGCTCGGCGGGACCGGCGGAGTCATCGCGCTCGGACCCGACGGCACCTTCGACGCCCCGCACAGCAGCCCCGGCATGCTCCACGGCTACCTCACGAAGGACGGCACCCTCGTGACCAGGATCTTCCCGGACGAGTCCCCCGCCAACTCCTGA
- a CDS encoding GntR family transcriptional regulator gives MPDTLERGLAVQLVETLRERLLSGQIASGTRVNEAVIAREFGISRGPLREAIRQLVSEGLLVHRPNKGAVAFEAQPDEVEALFELRSALETAAARLAAARRDRRDIAALRRACERSRKHLAAGRELAHRMDLDFHRAVLDAARSPRITEQVWRVHQQIIVVRSRHDVAASHTDASLTDHDQLAEAIAEGQAERAAELMELHLDRVRQQMITSMTGNDAPRD, from the coding sequence ATGCCTGACACCCTTGAGCGCGGCCTCGCCGTCCAGCTTGTGGAGACGCTTCGCGAGCGGCTCCTGAGCGGCCAGATCGCGTCTGGTACCCGGGTCAACGAGGCTGTGATCGCCCGTGAGTTCGGCATCAGCAGGGGACCCCTGCGCGAGGCGATCCGGCAGCTCGTCAGTGAGGGCCTCCTGGTGCACCGTCCCAACAAGGGCGCTGTCGCGTTCGAGGCACAGCCGGATGAGGTCGAGGCGCTCTTCGAGTTGCGCTCAGCACTCGAGACCGCCGCTGCGCGCCTGGCCGCCGCACGGCGCGACCGCAGGGACATCGCCGCGCTGCGCCGCGCCTGCGAACGGTCGAGGAAACACCTCGCCGCGGGCCGCGAGCTCGCGCACCGCATGGACCTCGACTTCCATCGCGCGGTGCTCGACGCTGCCCGCAGCCCCCGCATCACCGAGCAGGTGTGGCGGGTGCATCAGCAGATCATCGTGGTGCGCAGCAGGCACGACGTGGCCGCGTCGCACACCGACGCCTCACTGACCGACCACGACCAGCTCGCGGAGGCCATCGCCGAGGGCCAGGCCGAGCGTGCCGCCGAACTGATGGAGCTCCACCTCGACCGTGTACGGCAGCAGATGATCACGAGCATGACGGGCAACGACGCCCCCCGCGACTGA
- a CDS encoding DUF4386 family protein: MGLKQAVDSWVSASGAEKQIRFANAETVRWLEWGFQSYFRILLGLTLALFGTAILTSRRVPGWLGWTAIVAGVCSVIYGVDVGYSGLASRLQDVLGIAIFVLVLVFAIGVLVTGVRGRGRRHS; the protein is encoded by the coding sequence GTGGGACTGAAGCAGGCCGTCGACTCCTGGGTCAGCGCCTCGGGCGCGGAGAAGCAGATCCGCTTTGCCAACGCCGAGACCGTGCGCTGGCTGGAATGGGGATTCCAGAGCTATTTCCGCATCCTGCTCGGGCTGACCCTCGCGCTGTTCGGGACAGCGATTCTCACGAGTCGCCGGGTCCCCGGCTGGCTGGGCTGGACGGCCATAGTTGCCGGCGTGTGCTCGGTGATCTACGGAGTCGACGTGGGCTACAGCGGCCTGGCCAGCAGGCTCCAGGACGTCCTGGGTATCGCCATCTTCGTCCTCGTCCTGGTCTTCGCCATCGGAGTGCTCGTCACCGGAGTGCGCGGGCGCGGCCGACGCCACAGTTGA
- a CDS encoding COG4315 family predicted lipoprotein: MPIMAQDSVKAMGVEQSLVGSVDRSDGMKQLTLAGRPLYRYMGNAKAGEMKGQTKDSKWYAVTPPARRPRCPRTAPVRPTAPRAGPVRLTIWRGCPAYPDAQQCRTWRHLAPHRRQSGRLAAGPQQSRSRAAAGPQQGCQVLASELPGDPPTAIHHPHRPVERSWKCVRLRNGSGGHPHPHALRALAARQAPSPTGGTSEHPMRWLRRLVRRRMRHLRLQRRLGRACGDSLRETALTAQAPGPGVAAVGSVPNPGALTGSPCRRGVHGAERSERRPTR; this comes from the coding sequence ATGCCGATCATGGCACAGGACTCCGTCAAGGCGATGGGCGTGGAGCAGAGCCTCGTCGGCTCGGTGGACCGCTCGGACGGAATGAAGCAGCTCACCCTCGCCGGTCGGCCGCTGTACCGCTACATGGGCAATGCCAAGGCCGGTGAGATGAAGGGCCAGACCAAGGACAGCAAGTGGTACGCGGTCACGCCGCCGGCGAGAAGACCGCGATGTCCTCGGACGGCTCCGGTTCGTCCGACGGCACCTCGGGCGGGTCCGGTTCGTCTCACGATATGGAGGGGATGCCCGGCATATCCTGACGCTCAGCAGTGCCGCACCTGGCGGCATCTGGCTCCTCATCGACGGCAAAGTGGTCGCCTCGCAGCAGGGCCGCAGCAGAGCCGCAGCAGGGCCGCAGCAGGGCCGCAGCAGGGATGCCAGGTGCTGGCCTCGGAGCTGCCCGGCGACCCGCCCACAGCCATTCACCATCCGCATCGACCGGTCGAAAGGAGCTGGAAATGCGTTCGCCTGCGTAATGGAAGCGGAGGGCACCCGCACCCCCATGCCCTACGCGCGCTTGCTGCTCGGCAGGCACCATCCCCGACTGGTGGCACTTCGGAACATCCCATGCGGTGGCTACGCAGACTCGTCCGCCGACGTATGCGGCACCTGCGCCTGCAACGCCGTTTGGGAAGAGCCTGCGGTGACAGCTTGCGTGAAACGGCGCTTACGGCGCAGGCTCCCGGACCCGGTGTGGCCGCTGTGGGATCTGTGCCCAACCCTGGAGCACTCACCGGCTCTCCGTGCCGCCGCGGAGTGCATGGCGCTGAACGATCCGAGAGACGTCCCACGCGGTGA